A window of the Helianthus annuus cultivar XRQ/B chromosome 4, HanXRQr2.0-SUNRISE, whole genome shotgun sequence genome harbors these coding sequences:
- the LOC110938231 gene encoding deSI-like protein At4g17486: MQISSTQSYLHRWMNGGSVCWNLGFGESISVARYCRGLPSAKSFLRSEDYHHFYHTAGDQGDFNYAYWAGVGIFHSGVQVHGVEYAFGVHDYPSSGVFEVEPRQCPGFKFRRSILIGTTCLDPVQVREFMELHAANYHGDTYHLIVKNCNHYYNDICYRLTGNPGWVNRLAKLGSM; encoded by the exons ATGCAAATTTCTTCCACACAAAG ttatttGCATCGATGGATGAATGGCGGCAGCGTCTGCTGGAACTTGGGTTTCGGTGAATCAATTTCAGTGGCACGCTATTGCCGAGGTTTGCCTTCAGCAAAATCATTCTTGCGTTCAGAAGATTATCACCATTTCTACCACACTGCTGGCGATCAAGGTGATTTTAACTATGCTTATTGGGCCGGTGTTGGCATCTTTCATTCCGGTGTCCAAG TTCATGGTGTAGAATATGCATTTGGAGTACATGACTACCCGAGTAGCGGTGTCTTTGAGGTCGAACCTCGCCAATGCCCCGGGTTCAAATTTAGGAGGTCGATACTAATCGGGACTACATGTCTTGACCCAGTCCAAGTCCGAGAGTTCATGGAGCTTCATGCTGCCAACTACCATGGCGACACGTATCACCTCATTGTAAAAAACTGCAACCATTACTACAACGACATTTGTTATCGTTTAACAGGGAACCCAGGATGGGTTAATCGACTTGCTAAACTCG gttCGATGTAG